In Phaseolus vulgaris cultivar G19833 chromosome 3, P. vulgaris v2.0, whole genome shotgun sequence, the sequence GGACCTCCCCCTTAAAGAAAATGAACCCCCCtcaccaaaaaaaaatatgacatgCTTCTATCTTATATGTTTGGTTTTGTGATTTATATTAGCAAAAAATTCCATTAAGATAAAAGCTCACAAAGAGGATGATCTGAAATCCTTCTAAATACAATAACCATGAAGGGAGGGAGGGGGAGAGGAATTGAAAATACATCATATCCGAACAACAATGCAGTCTCTTAAAAGGTCAGACCTAAAATAAATTCTTACAAGCTCCTTATACCCATAAACAAGGAAACTAAAAAAACGAAGCTGTTCTATTAAAATGTTTCACAGACTTAAAGGCTTAAAATTCTGGAACTACACTACAATTGACAGTAATGAGTTCAAACATTTAGCAGGGATAAGAAAGGACTGACAGACGATAAAAGAATCATTAAAATTGAGAGCGAGTAAATCAAAAGAAAATGCCTTGAAATTTGTAAAGAGAAGAAAATGATAATCTTATAAAGAAAATCATGTTCCTGAATTGCATTCTCCATTTTTTGTTGAAACTGTGAAATTAATGGTGTAAAAGGGAAAGCCAAGTTAACATTGCAAATGAATGAAGACATGAATCAGCAAACAGCAAGGGACATTTAAAAGGAAAGGTAATGCCTTGAAGCAGATAGCACTTCAATAGACAAAAAgacataaataatttaaaaagccACAGGATCTTGCATTAATTTGTGCAAAATGTTGGATGGTCATGCATAGGTCAAGGCGGACAAACCAGACCTCAAGTCTGGAACTAATTGTGCAGATATAAGTGCTTGCTCTTCTTATTGTAATATACTAacaatgaaatgaaaagaaatgtagaattgttgacaatattatACAAGATAATACCTGGATAGAAGTGAGTATTGCAGCTACGTCGTATATAGGACTCCATTGATTTTGTAATATATCCAAACAAATACTTCCATCCGCATAAACTTCCCACAGAAGAAAAACGACATTACTAGTTAGATAGGTAATTTATGTATAAGAAGATTAATCATTTCCACCTAAAACTTACTGTTTGGATGAAACATTCGAGAGACAAATCGTACAGTTGGTGGCTTGTTAGGATAATCCTCAGTAAACTGGAGAGTCAACTTAAACGTGCctaaataattcaaaatgtgAAGACATTGTTGTGATAGGGTTAAGAGAGAAAAATGTGACTTCCAAGTATATGAATAAGATTTACTGATTATGAGCATCCAATTTTCATTTAACTTTTCCAGACCATAATACAGCTTCACGAAGAAAGAaaaatttagtttaatattCCAACAAAATATCCTTCTCTTGTTAATGTAAATGCAATCTCTAATATTAACATAACAAGAACAAAAGACTTATTCCACTAAGTCATCACCTCTGACAGAAACATAaaccaatataaaaaagaaacaatatAAAACTAATGTATGACAATATAATAAACAGAAATTAGAATTAATACTGCCAAATGAGAACCCAAAAAGAAAACAGTGGTAGCAACGAAATTGTTCCAAGATAGTAGCTATGGTAAAAACAAGCTCATCAAATATAACCTAACCAGTAGCGTAGCATGCAATGTACAAGATGGCTAAATAACTGATATGACACATGCATAAAAGAATTTCCAAGATAGGAATCATAGTAAGAGGACAGACTCACCTCCGTCCCATGGAGTATCATCAGGACTGCAATCCAAAGCAGACAAGAAAGCAGAAATTGCTTATCCATCCATACTTAAACAAAGCGGGGGaggaaaataaaacaaaacgaAGTGACTATATTATATAAGTAAACATCGCACCGCATCTTCTATCCAATTCAACTCACCCAAATATGACAGCATTCCACAGCATTATGTTGTTATCCTGAGGGGCACCACTGATTCCTGCAGGTGGGTCTTGTTGCAGCCTCTTGAAATCTCTCATGAGCCTCTTCCTAGAGGGAGTAGACATTGCTACCACCGAGAAACACTAACAGCCACAAGAGAGAAAACACGAAAGActtcaattttcttttcaacaacaaaaaatagaGGCAAAACCTAGTTCACCACTATATGCACAAGAACACACACAGAcacacatatacatatatatatatatatatatatatatatatatatatatatatatatatagagtaTAACTCTCAAAATTTTCACAATCATTCCCAGGACAACGACTCAGGCCAAATAGTTTCACTGGTCTCGTACTAAAGCTTCATCCGAAACATAACAAGAACAAaccccaaaattttgaaaaaaaagtggAAATTTCCGAGGAACATTGAAAAGGGGGTTTTGATGCAGATCCACCTACCAATCATCGACCGTTAGGCCATAACAAACGCAAATTGAAAGGAACAAGATaacaaatgaataaaaataatgataaaaaaacgAAGTAATTGAAAGTAGAGGTAAAAGGAGAAGAAATTGAGTCACCGATGTGTGTGAGTGGGAATGATAGTGAGAAAGAAGAAGCAAGAGCAATGAAAGATGGAGGATTGTGGGATCCAAAGTGGTGGCGGCAGAGAAAAAGTTAATAATGCTTCAATCTCACGATATTGATACGCGGATTTAAGAAGCGTACGTGCCGTAACTGTGTCTATGTCTGTCTCTCATCAGCCTTTCCAACACCCCGTTTAAAATATGGCATATGTTTTGCTCCAATTTTTCACGTACGAGTAATATTAAATTGGAATAAAAAGCATTTTAAACACATTCAACTTTTACCTTTCTACATACAATTAATAAACATCAACTATTATTTTACCTTAATTAATACTTACtcttttattattactttaataGGTCTTCtcattaaattgatatttatagtttttttaactcatttgattaataaaataaattttaaaacaattgtaaaattatatatttataaaatgattgcattctctttattactataaattaattttaattgaatattaaaattaattttattattatcattattaatattttttagtattattccacactttcattttttttcttttgtcatccaacactttctctctcccttctctcttcaaTTTCTCTTTCACACCTCATCTATTCTAAAATTTGATCACGTCATGTTGTGGCTGGGGAGTCAGGttacatttctacccgatcagattttcaaacagaaaaAGTGCATTTTTATTCTAAAGATTCtttattctctatttttcttTATGATTTAGTCACCAATCTTAGTGGGTCAATTGAGAAAATTGTTTCTCTCAATTTGATTAATctcatactaaaatttggtaatatttgaaaaaattgCTATAGGTACCTAAATTTTAGAGTGGTTCCTCCGTTTGAAGTAGAATTTCCATCAGAATAAGGAATTTAAGGTAAAAATTCTGAGGTCTTGTGAGATTGCTTATGGGCTGAAAATCAACTTTAATAAATCAAAGTTGGCTACTATAAATGTTGAAAGAAGCTCCCTTGATCTATATGCTAAATCTCTAAACAATACTCTGATGAGGATACCTTTCAAGTATTTAGGACTAAAAGTAGGAGGAAATCGAAGAAAGAAACAGTTTTGGAAGCCAATTCTAAATAAGTTGCGCGACAAGTTGTGCGCTTGGAAAAATGGATATTCTTTTCATTGGCGGGAAGGATTTGCTTAATCAATTAAGTATTAATTGTCATCCCTCTATTCTATTTATCCTTCTTTAAAGCAATAACGGTGgtttataacaaaattattagtattcaAAGGAGCTTCATATGGGCGTGGGGCAGTGAAAAAAGAGTTATTTCTTGGGTTAGTTGAGAGAATGTTTGCAAACCTATGGAAGAAGATGGGTTGGGAATTAAAGATGCCAAAAGGTTTAACAATGCTTTACTGGCAAAATGGAAATGGCGGTTAGTGTGTAATGAACAAGGAAAGTGGAAAGACATATTAGTTTCCAAATATGGGTTGGAATCAGGTTGTAGGAAAATCCAGTCTTGGTGGTAGCGAGATTTATTCAAAGTATGCGGTGAGGGAGAAGAAGCAGGGTGGTTCCAAAAAGCTTTACAATGGAAAATTGGTGTCAAGGATAGAGCTGGATTTTGGGAGGACGGGTGGCTAGGTAGAGTAACCTCATGTGTTTGTATCATAGGTTGTATTCTTTATCCTTGGATTAGGGGATGGTAGTGGGAGAGGTAGGTTTATGGGAAGACTCAGGGTGGAGTTGGCATTTAAGGTGGAGGAGAATCAGGTCTGAATGGGAAGCTTTGCAAGAAGAACATATGCTTAGAATTATTTCTGCGTGTATTTTTAATAGGGAGCTAAAGGACAACCAAATTTGGGAAGGAGATATCTCAGGGGAGTTCTCGGTTAAATCTACTTACGAGTGTATAGCGTACCAGGACTCTAGTAACTCTCTTGGCATTTTCAATCAGTTTTGGCAAGTTAAAGCATTACTCAATGTTTTAGCTATTGCCTGGAGGTTCTCTTGAACAAAATGTCAACTCGAAGAAGTTTGATTAGAAGAGGAGTGGTAGTCGGTTCAACTATATGTGAGATGTGCCAAGATTTGGAAGGGTCGACTCAACATTTGTTCTTAGAATGCAGTGTTGCACAGAGGGGTTGGTCTCTGTGTTTTAGATAGTTAGGAATTCTGTTCGTTCAAAATAAGGATTTAAGAATCACTTTGAAAACTTTCATTTGGTTCATATGAATGCTAAACGGAATATGGTTTGGAAGGGTGTGTGGGCGACAGTCGTGAGAGGCATTTGGGAGCAAAGGAATTCTATTATCTTTAAGCTAGGGAAACCTGATGTGGAAGAAGTCTTTCATTTAGCACAACTTCAATAGTGGTTATGGATGAAAAATAGGATGCATGCATTGTCTTTCTCATTCTCGGTTGATATT encodes:
- the LOC137807784 gene encoding ubiquitin-conjugating enzyme E2 2-like; translation: MSTPSRKRLMRDFKRLQQDPPAGISGAPQDNNIMLWNAVIFGPDDTPWDGGTFKLTLQFTEDYPNKPPTVRFVSRMFHPNIYADGSICLDILQNQWSPIYDVAAILTSIQSLLCDPNPNSPANSEAARTFSANKREYNRRVREIVEQSWTAD